aaagattAACAAGTAAAAGGGGCGGAGTTATTTACCCTCCCTATCATCATACCTGGACTCTTCCTCCTGCAGTCAGGAGGAGGTTTTCTCCTCAAACAAAGGCAGGTTGTTCACTCAGAGGTATTTCTGGTCAGTCAGGTCTGGGGCGTCACCACAGGAAGTGAGCCAGGCCGATGACTGCAGGCAGACCTGGACCCTGACTGCACACCAAAAACTAGAGCTTCATAGTGCTGTACACAGAGGTAGAGGATCCACTGAGAGAGATGTATGTGGTGTATTCACCACAATTCACCAATTGTCCATATATCATTATCATGTTCcttcatattttaaacatgctgCCATTCAACCACTTCTCAAAAAACAAATCTGGACCCCTCTCTGCCCCAAAACTATAGGCCATTTCAAAACTAccctttatttctaaaattctagAAAAAGTGGTCGCCAAACAACTTACAGCTGCCTTGGACACTCATAACATCCTGGATAAGTTTCAGTCTGGTTTTCGTCAGTCCCATTCAACTGAATCAGCCCTTCTTAGAGTTTTTAATGACCTCCTGATTAGCAGTGATGAAGGTAAATgttcagtgttggttttattGGATCTCAGTGCAGCCTTTGACACTGTGGATCATGATATTTTAGTTGATAGGCTGAAGCAGTGGGTGGGCATTTCTGGCTCAGCCATTGACTGGTTCTCCTCTTACCTGTCAGAGAGAACATTCTCAGTCACTGTTAACAACCACAGCTCTTCAAATTCCCCCCTGGTCTGTGGAGTTCCCCAAGGTTCGGTCTTTGGCCCAATATTATTTTCCTTGTACCTGCTCCCACTCAGCCACTTAATCAACAGTTTTAAAGACATATCCTATCATTGTTATGCGGATGACATCCAGCTTCATATATGTTTTACACCTCAAAATTACACTACAGTGTCAGTTTTACTCAGTTGTTTGAGTGCCATTAAAGACTGGATGTCAGATAATTATCTACAGCTAAATGCTGACAAAACAGAGGTCCTTGTCTGGGCCCCACATGGTTTAGTGCCAGGGATTTTGGAGAAACTTGGTACCCTGTCTACTTATGTAAAACCTGTTCTGCGTAATCTTGGTGTTTCATTTAGCCACTCTCTATCTCTAGATCAACATGTCAATAATCTGGTCCGTTCTTGTTTTTTCCAACTAAGAAATATCGCACAACTCAGACACATTGTTTCTACAGCTCGGATGGAGATGGTTATTCACGCTTTCATTTCCTCCTGTTTAGACTACTGTAACTCACTTTTCACCTGTCTCAGTAAAACATCTAGAAATCGTCTACAATTAGTACAAAACGCTGCAGCCAGACTACTTACCAAGTCTTCAAAAAGGTCACACATCACACCAATTCTGTAttctctccactggcttcccATACACTTcagaatacattttaagattCTTGTGTTTACTTTTAAAGCCCTGCATGGCCAGGCACCAGCCTACATTTTGGAGCTCTTAAAACCTTACAATCCCAAATGTAGGCTCTTCGGTCCTCTGATCAGGGTCTGCTGGTTGTTCCACACTCCAGACCAAAAACTAAAGGTGACTGTGCATTTAAGGTCATTGCTCCAACTCTTTGGAACTCACTTCCACTGGGTCTAAGATCAgcagaaacagctgattcttttaaaaagcaacttaagacctacttgtttggtctgacctttatttaatctgtttAGTGCACTGTGTATTCTCTTACTGTACCGTTGCGttaattgcttgtgtttttttttaaatctttttgtaaagcactttgtgaccttGCTGTtgttgaaaggtgctatataaataaaggtatcattattattattattattattgtacgGTGTATGTAGTGTAGATGACAGGATTATGGAAGAATCCAGGAACTTTAAACGGATGCAGTTTGACGATTGGGGGGTTATAGGATGTAACAGtcacaaaactgtaaaaatggggtgatattttaaaactcttaCTTTGTAATGATCCAGTAGAGCCATGGTGCTGTTGGGGATTATCAGCAGGGCTCCTGCTGATGGATCAAATGTTCACATTAGGGATCAGGACAGGAGGCCTTACTGTCGGGCCTCCTCTTCTACGGCCCACTCCTCACAACGAACTCGATTCATGGCGGCTCCACGCTGGACGGGGGTTGTAGAGGACAGGTGAAATCTGAATACCAaacctgcccccccccccccgtggtCGTCCATCCACAGGTATACAATGAACAATGAGCATctttctctcccccctctctggTATTTGGAGCAGAGTCTGAGCTGAGCTGTTGGGTCTCATTAAAACCTCTCTGCCAAACGAGCTGCTGTGTCATCCTCAGAGTCGGGAAATAATGACTCAGTTTCAACAAAAGACGCTTTGGCTCTCCTTTGAGCACTCCCTGGGTGGTCTTATTTAATGTCTGATCTGTTTTTGAGCCTTTTTTGGCTTCAAAAATGAAGCACATAAAGTACAGTCATCCCCTCTTTAGGTAATTAGACTGCAGCTCGGCTCGCTGTCCAAAGACTGGCTGCTGTAAGGGAATCATGGATCAAATACAGAGATGGCTGATGGGTATTTACATAGTTTAGGggaggggttctcaacctttacagcccatgaccccccaaaataaaggtgtcagagaccggggacccccactgtacctgaaggtgactgaacacagccatgaatatTCTAGAATAGTCCTGTGGAGACAGGGCCGCccattgggggggggggaccagccaaactggggaccagcaaaatcatggtccattgcaAAGTTacactgtggtattttatatttcacctgaataataaccactcttactgaagaaaaataaccttttttgttcatttgtgcAGTGAGTAGCCCTCTAAAATGTTTATCCCTTTGtttaaaaccttattttaatacaataaaatagctaaaatgggttaatgatggcaaaaatgctgggaaggtgatgaaattggacTTTAAGAGAagtagaagtgccaaaaattggattaaaaaattGGATATATTGGATAACACTGCTCaactaaaaagccaaattgttgaaaaataactttgcaggagccacaatctaagtggtgaaaagaggcaaaaacagcttgaagcaGCAATAACAATTagttaaagatgaaaaaaattatcaaaaagcaacaaaaagtgatgaaaatggggaggaaaagtggaaaaatggtcagaaaatagcaaaactgggtgagaagtgacaaaaaatgagttaaagttagcataaaatggtccaaaagtggcaaaaatgtgggaaaaaacatgagtgagaagtgattaaaatgagcaaatagtagtcaagagtggcaacaatgggcaaaaagtagaaaacaagtggtatttagtggcataAGGTAGATGAAAATGGTGTAAAGCGGGGAAAAAGGgctaaagtggtgaaaagtagtggcaaaaaaacaggcaaaaaagtagtgaaaaaagtagtatttaatggcaaaagggagctcaaaagggtgaaaagtggaaaaaatgataaaaaagaaaagcgcaaaaaagtttcccatttttaaggttttgtggctgaatatttaaaatgtagacataaaagagcctaTCACTGATCTACAGGGTCTCTAATGATGCTCAGTAGAAGAGGAGGAGTTCACCTGATACGCTGCTGATTAATAACAATTATTAACCTGATTCTGGCCTCCAGatgttcatttttgttgcagtggcATCCAGAAAGgaatcattattttattttcactagAATTGTCTAAAGTTTAATTCTGCTGTTGTACCAGCCATAGTTGTCCCTCCTTTTAAACAGGGAGTCTCTTTAAACGTCTGCGTGTTCAGAAACAGCCGTTTGGATCTGGATCGTCGTGGATGTGAGTTTGGTTGGCTCTGCAGCTCTCTGAGTTATTTTACATGAGCCGTGTTCAGTCAGCAGTCTTCGGGGCCAAGTCTGGAGCCGGCGCCATAAATCTTCCATTCATGAAGGTAGAAATATTCACGCTGTGCTCAGAGGCTTTCACAGAGCTGCTGACTGAACCAGAGGAGCAGGACGATCTGTGGAGATACCAATACTTAAAGATAAGTCCAAATATTCAAAAACAAGTTTACCACACCATGAACAACATCGGCCTTTCACCCCCGAGGTCACACTCTAGTTAGGGTGTTTAATTTAGGATCCACTTACACGCTGATGGATATTTATAGACATGGATGGTTTGACCTTTAGGCAGAGGAAGGCAGCTGTCTCTTTATTTAAGGCTGTTCTGGTGTATTGATATATTTTAAAGGAGTATTACAACTGTTCATAGCAGAAATGCCAGTGAAGTCACTGTGTCTGTTTGAACGCCATCAATGATTGATGATGACGTATCAGGAAGTTGAAGGGTCGTCCCATTTCATGGGGGCAGGTTTGACCACCACACCCTCTAAAGCTAACGGCTACATTGGGCAAGTTTCTCCAGTTAAAACACTAATTCTGAGTTGAATGACCCACTAAGACGTTCTGTTGGCTCcagtgtgattgtgttttttaGGGACACCACGGCCCGACCAGCAGCTCCAGACTGGTCAGACGGATTTCTGACGTGTGTGATATTCTGGTCGTATGATTCCACACCCTTAGAATCACCAACTTTGAGTTTCTCCTTAGTAAACGTTCAGACAGGAATGACTTTTAGAAGTTCCATcactatccaccttattcctagtccccatgattctttgcgtgaaatatgggcgcaacttccagtcccttctatctaaatgggactttgcattgaATACAGGATGTGAAACTTCATTATTAGAGCAATTTagagattaaaatatgtaactttcgactgcttcacctcaaacacgacaatattattatttctccgTCCTCTACTAAAGAGTACAAAGTGACGACATTACCTCAGATAAActagacaagcatatttagctaactttattagcgtCGTATCAGTATTGTAATACACAATCACGTTTTGTTAAGAGTTTGGGcaccaccttcagataacaTTTATAGTTTGTGGTTGCTGAAATTCTTATTCCACCACTGTTGatgctaaatcactttagtaaacCCTTGGAAGAATCACGTTTTGCTATTAATGTTACTGTACGAGACGTTACACCCACATTGGCTACAGTAGCCCCTCAGGAATAATGtagtatccaccttatttacttacttacagcttacaaaacAATGTCaacatgtgattacaaaaatatatttatatttacaaattcgCAGTGAATTCCTATCAACTGTCGTTCATGGTTAGCATCTATCGTTAGCTGCtgtattaaattacatttttttatgtacTTCCGCCTTAGCACtggaagtttcgcccatattcagatttacagcAGCGGCCCCAGGAGTAAGGTggataataaaggaaataaaccaACAGGGAACAGGCCTCCAGCTGATGGTTGTTATTATTTAGCTGCTTGTTGTGGTTGCTGCTGATGTTAGGGCGgtgttgttgctgcttgcagctaTCTAAAGATCCAAATCCAGCCTCTGTGAGTGAGAGGTTCTTTCCTTCTTTAACACTTCCTGTCAGGTGTTGACATGAAAGATAGTAAGAACTCTGCTTGCAGAATAAATCTGCATCATTTCTCTGAATTGACACTCTTCCTTTATTTCCAGCTCTTAAGGTCTACTGAATGTTCCTGCTCTGACGAGGATCCTGTGACCTGTAATGCTTCCCCTTGTGTTTGCTGTTAGAATACTCACATCAGCCTCATTAGTGCACGCGGTCACTGATGGGAATCACCTGATGTCCATGAAGACTGAGCAGCACCATCAGATCCTGTCGTCTGTGTGTCTCTACAGCTGAACTCAAACTCCACAGACTCTGGTCCTCAGGTCAGAGCTGACAGAGAGGAAAGAGTTCAATGTTGACTGTTGGCCATACAGAGAGACACGCCACCGTCTACCAGGACTCTTTAGGAGCACTCAGTGACCTTATTGATCACTATTGATCACTACTGAACACACAGAGCTGATGGGGAAACCCTGAACAGTTTCACCTTtatacaaccccatttccaaaaaagttgggtcactgtgctaactgtaaataaaagcagaagtaAACGATCGTCAAACctcattaacccatattttattcacagtaaaacaaaaacaacttttcagACGTTGAAACTGACATGTTACcatctcattaaaaaaaaatattagctcatttggaATCTgatggtagcaacacatctcaaaaaagtagggacggttcaacaaaaggctggaaaagtaagaggtgctaatgaaaaacattttttttaatcagatatGGGTCACTGAAACTGCGGCGTGAATGTAGCCAAAGTTATGAGTAAACCCCTGGTTATCCTCCATGCTTGCTAGTCTGCTACAGATCAGGGCACGGTGTGAGCCGTGGGGCATTGGCGTAATGAATAAAGATGAACCCACGTTAGGACTGAGTAGAGCCTCTGAAGACTTATGCACTGTGATagttcagtttttcatttttcagagtCATGATGGGGTCCTGAGtgtaaaataatgagaaaacatttcagttaaaCAACTGCAGCTTCAGGCCGCAGCAAATCAGACTGACCACAGTGAAGGGGGTCTAAATGAATACAtgtgcaatgcattctgggctttatggcagagtggctggatGGAAGCCAGTCCACAGAAActcatgaaagcctgcttgatTTTCATGTGGagctttttgcaaactccacCCAAGCTCTCAgctgttttgcactgaggagacgCTTCCATCTCTCcattctgccataaagcccggatcaatggagggctgcagtgaagCTGGTCCTCACAGAATCTCTGGAGCTCTAACCATCAGGTCTTCTCTCTCACCCTTTtccccgattgctcagtttggcgaCCAACTCTTGGAATAGTGttcctttccaaatcatgtccaatcaggttaatctagcacaggtggactctgaTCAGGGTGTAGAAACATCCCAGCACCGACCAGagatgggaggaacctgagctacatttacagggTTGTTGAAAGGACTCTGAACACTGATGTACATACGATAATTCCGTTTTTTAGTTTCCATAAATGTGCTAAACTTtctaaagttctgttttcatgttttcacttctgtggtactgagtgtagatgaaTGAGAGACAATAACAGTTGAAATGGTTggagcatcaggctgcaacataacaaaagtgaaaaaagggaaCTTTCTGATACTCTGAATTTTAGCTTTACAGCAGAACAACTTTCTCTGTCAGCGGTCAGGAGTTAAATCTTTATGAACAACACCGATCAATAAAcgcattaaaaatgtgaaaattctgAGGACAGTCTGAAAACCAACATAAGAACGAAATACAGACTCTTCCTGAATGTCACATTTATCTGGTTTTAGGAAGGACAAGAGAAGGCACATTTCCTTCTGTTAGTAACACTTTCTGATTCACAGtgagaacaaaataaaagttcCTTCAGAAcaggtcagtgtattttctggcagatccatttcctggttgaaaccaggagaaactcacatttttttttgtttttgaccaaaaatggaaaaattgaaaaaacagaaaaacgagccattttcccatttttccatttttaacaacAAGTGAAaaaattttggtcacaaaaccagaaaaacaaataacaacatttaaaaataaaagggtCTGTTACTTAgctttcttcatttaatgaaatacttgaggaaaagggTTATCATGTGACCAGTTAGGAAaggtgatatatatatatatatatatatatatatagatatatatatatatatacacacacacacacctgtgtatatatatatgtttatagaTAGAATAGATATACCATTatcatactgtaaaacacaatggatggctcttgtttgacatggaggcttttattttgaaaagctcaccTTTCCTAAAGGGTCACATGATCTCCTTTTCCTAAACtatttcattaaataaagaaagctaaataacagaattgaaaaaaataattgacccttttttaaaaatgtcattttttttccttttttgtgaccaaaatgaaaaagaaaaaggaaaaatgggttGTTTTTCCgtctttttccatttgtggtcaaaaatggaaaaacggAATAATGAGAGTTTCTCCCgttttttgagtctggtttcaaccaggaaatggatctgcacgaaaatacactgacccatttttttttttttaaattacattttttttttcttcatttaataaaatacttgaggaaaaggaaatcatgtgaccacTTGTAAAGGTgaacattatatatatatatatatatatatatatatatatatatatatatatatatagatatatatatatatacttataCTATTatcatactgtaaaacacaatggaAGGCTcttgacatggaggcttttactgtgaaatgcTCGACTTTACCAATGGTCACATGATATCCTTTTCCtgaagtatttcattaaatgaggaaaacaaaataatgaaatttgtaccccattttaaaaatgttatatgTTGtcccaaaaatggaaaaacatataacatttttaaaatggggtacaatttttttattcttttttttctttttttattcaaaatggaaaaacagaataatggcTTGTTTTACCGGATTTTATCTGGTTTCAATCAGGAAATGGATCTACCAGAAAATACAGTGACTATAACACCACACTGTTGGAAAACATTTGAAGGAAAGAAAAGTCCAGCATCAGTGTTAACAAGAATTAATAAGCAGCTCCACGCTTCATCCACATGTGTGGAGATGGTCCAGACCCTGACAAAGACCTAAGACCTGCTTGTTTTAGTGAGTTTTCCCGCCTCTTTCCATTTAAGGAGGGAGGGAACTTGTATCACATTTTCAGAGTGAAGAAGGTTTCCCATCTTGTCTTCATTCATCCTCTTAATGTGGACAGAACTGAGCGCCATCAGCGTGACACTGACACTCTCCACGCAGAGTTAAACCACACCCAGCACAGCTCGACTGCAGGTCGACCATACCCTgtcatttctgctcttttatccgactaaaataaatattttaaaatgtcccTCATCTCGTTGTTTTGGTTTCACGTTGTCACACTCCGCCGCTTCTCCATCAGCTTCTCCTCCAAACATTTGATCAGGATCGGGTCCACTTTGGGGTCAAACTTGTTGGCGAACCAGTGTCCAAAGTTTAACAGCCAGCGGAGCTCCGCTGCTCCATAGATACACACACTCCTCATGTGTGTCCCGGTGCATGCTGGGTAAAGATTTCCCTCTAAGTAGTTCCACTTGACCAGCCTTGTTTTACTCCTCAGGTCCGTGATGTCTGCCTCTGACCTGGGGACGTGTCCGGGCACGCCGGGTATCCTGACCAGTGTGGCCCAGAAGTGTTCATCCGGTGAGTACGTGTCAGCAGACCACGACAGGAAGTCCTTCACCACCGCGCTGCTGCTGATGTGATCCACGAATTCCCTCGACAGGACAAAGTACGCACTCCCGATAAACACCTCGATCCCGTGGGGCGGCGTCTGTTTGGCGGCGGTGGTTTTGATGGGGATGCGTCTGTACTCGTACGGCACGTTCCTCAGCTCGTGTTTGAAGCTGAAGCGTTGCTTCTTCAGCTCGCTGGGCCGACTCGACTCCAGCATGTTGCTACCGTTGAGCCGCTTCAGCTCCGTCACCAGCTCGTAGTTGGACTTCAGCGGGAAGTCCTGACCGCAAAGGTTGATGACATACCTCcacttgacc
The Cheilinus undulatus linkage group 5, ASM1832078v1, whole genome shotgun sequence DNA segment above includes these coding regions:
- the LOC121510148 gene encoding beta-1,3-galactosyl-O-glycosyl-glycoprotein beta-1,6-N-acetylglucosaminyltransferase 4-like; its protein translation is MKIRCGHHIHRSRQRCFLFFLSLLTVCLLKLVYIKVTVRDSVFIEPYGITSTLSRNHLHRYDINCTAVYELDPVEIGKALQIKRKAIIELDDESTVSLTADCQTFIRARGYHDVPVSEAERSFPLAYSLVVHKNAPMVERILHAIYAPHNIYCIHYDQKSSPAFVKAMKNLAHCTPNVFVASKLESVEYAHISRLNADLNCLADLLRSEVKWRYVINLCGQDFPLKSNYELVTELKRLNGSNMLESSRPSELKKQRFSFKHELRNVPYEYRRIPIKTTAAKQTPPHGIEVFIGSAYFVLSREFVDHISSSAVVKDFLSWSADTYSPDEHFWATLVRIPGVPGHVPRSEADITDLRSKTRLVKWNYLEGNLYPACTGTHMRSVCIYGAAELRWLLNFGHWFANKFDPKVDPILIKCLEEKLMEKRRSVTT